In Acidobacteriota bacterium, one genomic interval encodes:
- the pyk gene encoding pyruvate kinase: protein MRHTKIIATVGPASQSDTTLAELVEAGVDVFRLNFSHGTQQTHADVFARVRHAARGARRHVAIMQDLAGPKIRTGRLTGGGPVALEEGATLRIEIGEGEGSASRVFSAYAPLAAAVRRGDRLLLDDGRIELQVAGADGQGIDTLVVNGGPLGERKGIAAPGVPLPSSALTEKDVSDLRFGLELGVDLVAISFVQTADDIRAARDVMRRVGREASVIAKIERASAVDHIDAILQEADGVMVARGDLGLELPFERVPTVQKAIARRARERGLPAIVATQVLESMRFEPRPTRAEVSDAANAVEEGVDAIMLAGETAAGQFPVRAVRALDAVLREAERMLPDATTVEPSVDPTRTGHGRALCEAAVTLARTGQADAIVAVTRGGKTARLLSALRPKAPIYAATDSIAVAERLALQWGVVPIVCALGSEQEVERSIVACGAIQGEAVVVLVSVSPNLRQPHSNFLTLRRV, encoded by the coding sequence ATGCGGCACACCAAGATCATCGCCACGGTCGGCCCCGCGAGCCAGTCCGACACCACGCTGGCCGAGCTTGTCGAGGCGGGCGTCGACGTCTTCCGTCTGAATTTCTCTCACGGCACCCAGCAGACGCACGCGGACGTGTTCGCCCGGGTGCGACACGCGGCGCGCGGCGCCCGGCGGCATGTCGCGATCATGCAGGACCTGGCCGGGCCGAAAATCCGCACCGGCCGGCTCACCGGCGGAGGCCCCGTGGCCCTCGAGGAAGGGGCCACGCTGCGTATCGAGATCGGCGAGGGTGAGGGGAGCGCCTCGCGCGTATTTTCCGCGTACGCGCCGCTGGCTGCCGCGGTGCGCCGCGGGGATCGCCTGCTCCTCGACGACGGGCGGATCGAGCTGCAGGTCGCGGGGGCGGATGGGCAGGGGATCGACACCCTCGTGGTGAACGGCGGCCCGCTCGGCGAGCGGAAGGGCATCGCCGCCCCCGGCGTGCCGCTGCCGTCCTCTGCGCTGACGGAGAAGGACGTCTCCGACCTGCGTTTCGGCCTCGAGCTGGGCGTCGACCTGGTCGCCATCAGCTTCGTGCAGACCGCGGACGATATCCGCGCCGCGCGGGACGTGATGCGGCGCGTCGGGCGCGAGGCCAGCGTCATCGCGAAAATCGAGCGCGCGAGCGCCGTCGATCACATCGACGCGATCCTCCAGGAGGCCGACGGCGTCATGGTCGCCCGCGGCGACCTCGGGCTGGAGCTTCCCTTCGAGCGCGTCCCGACCGTGCAGAAAGCCATCGCGCGCCGCGCGCGTGAACGCGGGCTGCCCGCCATCGTCGCCACGCAGGTGCTGGAATCCATGCGGTTCGAGCCGCGGCCCACCCGCGCGGAGGTGAGCGACGCCGCCAACGCCGTGGAAGAGGGCGTGGACGCCATCATGCTGGCAGGGGAGACCGCGGCGGGGCAGTTCCCCGTCAGGGCGGTGCGGGCGCTCGATGCCGTGCTGCGCGAGGCGGAGCGCATGCTGCCCGACGCCACGACCGTGGAGCCGTCGGTCGATCCGACGCGCACGGGCCACGGCCGCGCGCTGTGCGAGGCGGCGGTGACCCTGGCTCGCACCGGACAGGCGGACGCCATCGTCGCGGTGACCCGCGGCGGCAAGACGGCGCGGCTCCTGTCGGCGCTCCGCCCGAAGGCCCCCATCTACGCCGCGACCGACTCGATTGCCGTCGCCGAGCGGCTCGCGCTGCAGTGGGGCGTCGTCCCGATCGTGTGCGCGCTGGGGAGCGAGCAGGAAGTCGAGCGGTCGATCGTCGCCTGCGGCGCGATCCAGGGGGAAGCGGTCGTCGTGCTTGTCAGCGTCAGCCCGAACCTCCGCCAGCCCCACTCGAATTTCCTGACGCTCAGGAGAGTCTGA